One Marinifilum sp. JC120 genomic window carries:
- a CDS encoding glycosyltransferase encodes MPHTFDIYSEQILNYQLSGQELEGLKETLATPEETAERHLRYAKRRNAKAIIIFGAGDGRLVKILAEKKSAEQEFIICDLYPEHIRLLNKYGFDKIKENSNSSLLTDSSIWALLLLLIQNGYSATDSHLILNPDLDGKSKSKHQNLQKLFSGTKQIEPPTHTSLCKISAAAILSPDEPELKDFINNFPDWIDEIVLVWDCSGSEIVPELNEFHRAEIINVRHPLETNFSAQRNRMLENCSGEWIIYLDADERLSEESWESMRPLTSFEDCNGWYLPRMTFYPDHEHCRVGYGLWPDLQLRIFKNNPNLKFINKIHEQLTGLEGASGILPHCPIQHLTHLLKSREKIESKLDNFNRSTDGHFNHRLGNEFPHIPNQLLSPRKGNKIGALLLPDINMS; translated from the coding sequence ATGCCTCATACCTTTGATATATATTCGGAACAGATTCTGAATTACCAACTTTCCGGTCAGGAATTGGAAGGACTGAAAGAAACTCTCGCCACGCCAGAGGAAACAGCGGAGAGACATCTACGCTACGCAAAGCGTCGCAACGCGAAAGCCATAATTATTTTCGGTGCCGGAGATGGAAGACTTGTCAAAATCCTCGCTGAAAAAAAATCAGCAGAACAAGAATTCATAATCTGCGATCTCTACCCTGAACACATCAGGCTGTTAAATAAATATGGTTTTGATAAAATTAAAGAAAACAGCAACTCAAGTCTGCTGACCGACTCTTCCATCTGGGCTTTACTCCTACTGCTCATCCAGAACGGCTACTCCGCAACTGATTCGCACCTGATCCTAAATCCTGATTTGGATGGTAAAAGCAAAAGCAAACATCAAAACCTGCAAAAACTGTTTTCCGGCACCAAACAAATTGAGCCACCGACACATACTTCCCTCTGCAAAATTTCTGCGGCAGCGATCCTAAGCCCGGATGAACCAGAACTTAAAGATTTCATTAACAACTTCCCTGATTGGATTGACGAAATTGTGCTGGTCTGGGATTGCTCGGGGTCTGAAATTGTCCCGGAATTGAATGAATTTCACCGGGCTGAAATTATCAATGTCCGCCACCCTCTTGAAACGAACTTTTCAGCACAACGCAACCGTATGCTGGAAAATTGTTCCGGTGAATGGATTATTTATCTTGATGCAGATGAAAGACTTAGTGAGGAAAGCTGGGAGTCAATGAGACCTCTGACATCCTTTGAAGATTGCAATGGCTGGTACCTTCCCCGCATGACTTTTTATCCGGACCATGAGCACTGCCGCGTTGGCTACGGCCTTTGGCCGGACCTGCAACTCAGAATTTTCAAAAACAATCCTAACCTTAAATTTATAAACAAAATTCATGAACAACTGACCGGGCTGGAGGGCGCATCAGGCATTCTTCCGCATTGCCCGATTCAGCATTTGACCCATCTGCTAAAAAGCAGAGAAAAAATTGAATCTAAACTTGATAATTTCAACCGATCCACCGATGGCCATTTCAATCACAGGCTGGGCAACGAATTTCCGCATATTCCAAACCAATTGCTTAGCCCCCGAAAAGGTAATAAAATCGGTGCCCTGTTACTTCCGGATATTAATATGTCATGA
- a CDS encoding OmpA family protein, translating to MVNFQTHLNPSPVADMKKYLLILLLTLSACTHFEPQLATQSVYYQDAEVQLSQLMVYSRPEKPHYGPLSALFYPFHVTQTMHKGSDWGQRVSKGIWQNWTSLQVFPSMVYDDNLTYRGLDEALFTARSLGYDLLVVGFVPYLYLGHTMDDSAVSVQVKIYETKRGQMVCSFEQSGRIEKKMDDDFIIVKREHRMPDSAFYKIIQAIATDMAVPLTSWARYEKTNQGMVAALMPNMVEMQAPPQSGQPMQQNTAPKQPMAAKRTAPKTAPAQAQAPQKQAKPRSINLAVQFDVDSSQIKPESYPLLNELGKALISDRLKDKRVIIGGHTDSDASPEYNTKLSKDRAEAVKKYLTENFPIAPQRIGTTGFGESNPLVPNTSKYNKLLNRRVQVSIAP from the coding sequence ATGGTCAATTTTCAGACACATTTAAACCCAAGTCCGGTTGCCGATATGAAAAAATATTTGCTGATCCTTCTGCTGACCCTGTCTGCGTGCACTCATTTTGAACCGCAGCTCGCCACCCAATCCGTATATTATCAGGATGCCGAGGTGCAGCTATCGCAGCTAATGGTCTACTCAAGGCCTGAAAAACCGCACTACGGACCACTCTCCGCACTTTTTTACCCCTTTCACGTGACTCAGACCATGCATAAGGGCAGTGATTGGGGGCAGCGGGTCTCTAAAGGCATCTGGCAGAACTGGACCAGCCTGCAAGTTTTCCCGTCCATGGTCTATGACGACAACCTGACTTACCGAGGGCTTGACGAAGCTCTTTTCACTGCCCGTTCACTAGGCTATGACCTGCTTGTAGTCGGTTTTGTGCCCTATCTCTATCTGGGACACACCATGGATGATTCCGCTGTCTCTGTTCAGGTTAAAATTTACGAAACCAAACGCGGACAGATGGTCTGCTCCTTTGAACAGAGCGGACGTATTGAAAAGAAAATGGATGACGACTTCATCATAGTGAAACGCGAACACCGTATGCCGGACTCGGCCTTCTATAAAATAATTCAAGCCATTGCCACTGATATGGCCGTGCCGCTCACCTCGTGGGCACGTTACGAGAAAACCAACCAAGGCATGGTCGCAGCACTTATGCCCAATATGGTGGAAATGCAGGCTCCTCCGCAAAGCGGACAGCCCATGCAGCAAAACACTGCCCCAAAGCAGCCCATGGCAGCAAAAAGAACTGCTCCGAAAACAGCACCTGCTCAGGCACAGGCTCCCCAAAAACAAGCCAAACCGCGCTCAATAAACCTTGCGGTTCAGTTTGACGTGGACTCTTCCCAGATCAAACCGGAATCATATCCGCTGCTAAACGAACTGGGTAAGGCTCTTATCAGCGACAGGCTGAAAGACAAGCGGGTTATTATCGGCGGACATACCGATTCAGACGCCAGCCCGGAATATAATACCAAGCTGAGCAAGGACCGTGCAGAGGCTGTCAAAAAATACCTGACCGAGAACTTTCCAATTGCTCCGCAGCGTATCGGCACAACAGGATTCGGTGAATCCAATCCACTGGTGCCTAATACCAGCAAGTACAACAAACTGCTCAACAGACGGGTGCAGGTTTCTATTGCGCCATAA